A stretch of Anolis sagrei isolate rAnoSag1 chromosome X, rAnoSag1.mat, whole genome shotgun sequence DNA encodes these proteins:
- the PDXDC1 gene encoding pyridoxal-dependent decarboxylase domain-containing protein 1, with amino-acid sequence MEGAREEKGKMVDSALAEMGKNLNEAMKLLEDNQRKVEEENEKKYTRKDIPGPLQGSGQDMVSILQLVQNLMHGDEDEESRQSYRLQNVGEKGHMALLGHSLAAYISVLDRERLRKLTTRILSDTTLWLCRLFRFENGSAYYHEDDRDGILKICRLVIHSRYEDYATEGFNVLYTKQPVIYISSAARSGLGQSLCNQLGLPLSCMCHVPCNTMFGSQHQMDVALLDRLIKDDIESGKLPILLVANAGTPGAGHTDKLGRLKELCEQYSMWLHVEGVNLATLALGYVSSSVLTATKCDSMTLTLGPWLGLPAVPAVTLYRHEDPSLSLAAGLTSSQAVDKLRALPLWLSLQYLGHNGIVERIKHASQLSQRLLENLKNQDFIKTSVEDELSSPVVVFKFSPEYPHKDSDHMLQTTQIPPMTGNERYICDTFNQWLGDQLAQLVPASGVDIVELEDEGTCVRFSPLMTSAVLGTEVQDVDQLVDCLKMKVPVLTCTLQLRDEFEQEVRRTTSLTFVEDLSWPGLGVIRYEGQNEDKQEKDLEKINSGLLKKLNELESDLVFSLGPEFGGEKNCIYIGMATEDLDVSELVETIAATGREIEENSRLLENMTEVVRKGIEEAQVQLQKANEERLLEEGLLRQIPVVGSVLNWFSPFHASPKGQTFNLTAGSLESTESTYASKAQGSGTTPPPTPTSSRNKQRYPGQKRFRRSLRNSDTFSETSSVSHIDDLDRGEPRWPSASPVGQEGSPEPAEQSGPLATETAMETPAGKPPTLVGANGTQSEQEVSLR; translated from the exons ATGGTTGATTCTGCCTtagcagaaatgggaaagaatcTCAATGAGGCTATGAAGCTGCTTGAAGATAATCAAAG GAAAGtggaggaagaaaatgaaaaaaagtatACAAGAAAAGATATTCCTGGTCCACTTCAAGGCAG tgGGCAAGACATGGTAAGCATTCTGCAGTTGGTTCAAAACCTTATGCATGGAGATGAGGACGAAGAATCACGACAGTCTTACCG GCTTCAGAATGTTGGCGAAAAGGGTCACATGGCTCTTTTAGGACACAGCCTGGCGGCTTACATTTCAGTGCTGGACAGAGAGAGGCTGAGAAAACTTACAACTAGGATCCTTTCCGATACAACTTTGTGGCTTTGTAGGCTCTTCAG aTTTGAAAATGGCTCAGCATATTACCATGAAGATGACCGTGACGGCATTCTAAAAATCTGCAGACTTGTTATTCATTCACGCTATGAAGACTATGCTACCGAAGGCTTTAATGTACTATATACCAAACAACCAGTGATATACATTAGTTCTGCAGCCAGGTCCGGCTTAGGCCAGTCTCTTTGCAATCAG CTTGGCTTACCCCTCTCGTGCATGTGTCATGTGCCTTGTAACACTATGTTTGGTTCTCAGCATCAAATG GATGTTGCCTTATTGGATAGACTGATTAAGGATGACATTGAATCCGGAAAGCTGCCAATATTACTAGTGGCCAATGCTG GTACGCCAGGAGCAGGCCATACTGACAAGCTGGGCCGATTGAAAGAACTCTGTGAGCAGTATAGTATGTGGCTACATGTAGAAGG GGTAAACTTGGCCACCTTGGCTTTGGGCTACGTCTCCTCATCTGTACTG ACAGCCACGAAATGTGACAGCATGACCCTGACTTTAGGGCCCTGGCTGGGTCTCCCGGCTGTACCCGCAGTGACGCTTTACAGACACGAGGATCCGTCTTTG TCTTTAGCAGCAGGCCTGACCTCCAGCCAGGCAGTGGACAAGCTCCGTGCTCTGCCCCTATGGCTCTCCTTGCAATATCTTGGACACAACGGGATTGTTGAAAGGATAAAGCATGCATCTCAGTTG AGTCAAAGACTGTTGGAAAACTTGAAGAACCAGGATTTCATTAAAACCtcg GTTGAAGATGAACTTAGCTCTCCTGTGGTGGTTTTCAAATTTTCCCCAGAATATCCGCATAAAG ATTCAGATCACATGTTACAAACTACACAAATACCTCCAATGACTGGAAATGAGAGATATATCTGTGATACTTTTAATCAGTGG CTGGGAGACCAGTTGGCCCAGTTGGTGCCTGCCAGTGGGGTCGACATTGTGGAACTGGAGGATGAAGGCACCTGTGTGCGTTTTAGCCCGTTAATGACTTCTGCAG TTTTAGGAACAGAAGTGCAAGATGTCGACCAGCTGGTGGACTGCTTGAAAATGAAGGTCCCGGTGCTGACCTGCACCCTGCAGCTAAGAGATGAATTTGAGCAAGAAGTGAGAAGGACCACCAGCCTGACTTTTGTTGAAGATCTCAGCTGGCCTGGACTTGGAGTCATCAG GTATGAGGGACAGAATGAAGACAAACAAGAAAAAGACTTAGAAAAGATTAACAGTGGACTTCTGAAAAAACTGAACGAGCTAGAATCAGATCTGGTGTTTTCTTTAG GTCCAGAATTTGGAGGGGAGAAAAACTGTATTTATATTGGGATGGCCACAGAGGATCTGGATGTTTCTGAGCTTGTTGAGACTATTGCAGCAACAGGCCGTGAAATTGAAGAAAATTCAAGG CTGCTGGAAAACATGACCGAAGTTGTTCGGAAAGGCATAGAGGAAGCGCAGGTTCAGCTGCAGAAAGCGAATGAGGAAAGGCTCTTGGAAGAG ggCCTGCTCCGACAGATCCCTGTAGTTGGCTCTGTGCTGAACTGGTTTTCCCCGTTCCATGCTTCACCGAAGGGACAAACATTTAACCTGACAGCGG GTTCTTTAGAGTCAACAGAATCAACATACGCTTCTAAAGCACAGGGCAGTGGGACCACCCCACCTCCAACCCCGACTTCAAGCCGTAATAAGCAAAGGTATCCTG GACAAAAGCGGTTTAGGAGGTCTTTGAGGAACTCGGACACGTTCAGTGAGACCAGCTCTGTGAGTCACATTGATGACTTGGACCGTGGAGAACCGCGGTGGCCCAGCGCTTCCCCAGTTGGGCAAGAAGGAAGTCCTGAGCCGGCAGAG